A stretch of Telopea speciosissima isolate NSW1024214 ecotype Mountain lineage chromosome 11, Tspe_v1, whole genome shotgun sequence DNA encodes these proteins:
- the LOC122645114 gene encoding uncharacterized protein LOC122645114, translating to MLTTELWFRIPIYNDYDEESSISKAWIVAASIGAVEVLKDQGICRWNYILRSLQQHAKNNIRSFSQPKKVSSSQATILMVKTAKKARDEKSKQSDESLRKVM from the exons ATGTTGACAACTGAGCTATGGTTCAGGATCCCTATCTACAACGACTACGACG AAGAGAGTTCGATAAGCAAAGCTTGGATCGTGGCTGCGAGCATCGGAGCAGTGGAGGTATTGAAAGATCAAGGTATCTGTAGATGGAATTATATCTTGAGGTCACTGCAACAACACGCCAAGAACAATATAAGATCCTTCTCACAACCTAAGAAGGTTTCTTCTTCTCAGGCGACTATTTTAATGGTGAAAACGGCTAAGAAGGCTCGAGATGAGAAATCGAAGCAGTCGGACGAGTCGCTCAGGAAAGTTATGTAA